One segment of Desulfovibrio sp. JC010 DNA contains the following:
- a CDS encoding iron-sulfur cluster carrier protein MrpORP produces MSDHACGSCSSSGSGCSSSGCSEGCSPEDMKLKKALSRIKHKIVVISGKGGVGKSTVATNIAVALSLAGKQVGLLDVDVHGPSVPRLLSLQDEKPHIGHEVIEPISWSSNLWVMSLGFMLPSKDDPVIWRGPVKIGLIKQFVQDVAWNDLDFLVVDCPPGTGDEPLSALQTLGQDAHAVIVTTPQGVAVDDVRRSVNFCKQVGNPVLGIVENMSGFVCPDCGNVHDIFNSGGGEELAKETGVNFLGRVPLDPEVGRSGDEGYPIIRTDHESPTGKALNTIIKPMLNLTETLQENNEMPKAEELQGKNGMIRIAVPVAAGKLCMHFGHCEQFALVDVDVASKGIVATNMETPPPHEPGVLPKWIAEQGVQLVLAGGMGSRAQSLFTDAGVKVIVGSPAEAPENVVSNYLAGTLQTGANTCDH; encoded by the coding sequence ATCAAACACAAAATCGTGGTGATTTCCGGTAAAGGCGGCGTAGGTAAAAGTACCGTAGCAACCAACATCGCAGTGGCCCTCTCCCTTGCCGGGAAGCAGGTCGGTCTGCTTGATGTTGACGTGCATGGTCCAAGTGTTCCCCGTCTGCTCAGCCTGCAGGACGAGAAGCCGCATATCGGCCACGAAGTTATCGAGCCCATCTCCTGGTCCAGCAACCTCTGGGTCATGTCCCTCGGCTTCATGCTGCCCAGCAAAGATGATCCGGTTATCTGGCGCGGCCCGGTAAAAATCGGCCTGATCAAACAGTTCGTACAGGATGTTGCCTGGAACGACCTTGATTTCCTCGTTGTGGACTGCCCCCCCGGAACCGGTGACGAACCCCTTTCCGCACTGCAGACCCTCGGTCAGGATGCCCACGCAGTTATCGTAACCACCCCGCAGGGCGTGGCTGTTGATGATGTGCGCCGCTCCGTGAACTTCTGCAAGCAGGTCGGCAACCCGGTTCTCGGTATTGTTGAGAACATGAGCGGATTCGTCTGCCCCGACTGCGGCAACGTACATGATATTTTCAATTCCGGCGGCGGTGAAGAGCTTGCCAAGGAAACCGGCGTGAACTTCCTCGGCCGTGTTCCCCTTGATCCCGAAGTGGGCCGTTCCGGCGATGAAGGTTACCCCATCATCCGCACCGACCATGAAAGCCCCACCGGAAAGGCACTGAACACTATCATCAAGCCCATGCTGAATCTCACCGAAACTCTGCAGGAAAACAACGAAATGCCCAAAGCTGAAGAGCTTCAGGGCAAAAACGGCATGATCAGAATCGCAGTTCCCGTTGCAGCAGGCAAACTCTGCATGCATTTCGGCCACTGCGAACAGTTCGCTCTCGTGGATGTGGACGTTGCCTCCAAGGGCATCGTAGCCACCAACATGGAAACTCCCCCGCCCCACGAACCCGGCGTACTTCCCAAATGGATCGCCGAGCAGGGCGTACAGCTGGTACTGGCAGGCGGCATGGGCTCTCGCGCCCAGTCCCTGTTCACCGACGCAGGCGTGAAAGTCATTGTCGGTTCCCCTGCTGAAGCACCTGAAAATGTTGTTTCCAACTACCTCGCAGGCACCCTCCAGACCGGTGCGAATACCTGCGATCACTAG
- a CDS encoding ABC transporter substrate-binding protein: MNMYRFALVLLLSALLLSFCVGCSDRKSDGKFKVGVVAVTSGELFRKGNYIITAARYGADKINKDGGLELGGQSYKVKLFPADSNGEPEIAAKVTRRLIEKEKVSAIVGAASSKVALAVAEVCEEHKVPFITPVAGTNKLTSFKYSFRVSYTNTVQGEALALFAKKDLGQKDVGVLFDSGSPYSSELGRFFKEDYIKGGGRVVSFQSYAAGERKFSAQLKKIVESGAQILFLPNNTKKVQLQVAQARKMGFEGILMGSDSWDPIELQRNELFKNSYYTDHWIPGLPIKGAAEFEKDYKKKNGVDPSELEALTYDAVMSLFAGAKIAGTDNPVSIHDALVDMPPFHGVTGTFAYNNNGDPDKDVIISTFRDGHIAVQDIIDLK; this comes from the coding sequence ATGAATATGTACAGGTTTGCTCTGGTTTTGCTTTTGTCAGCCTTGTTACTGAGTTTTTGCGTCGGATGCTCGGATAGGAAATCTGACGGGAAGTTCAAGGTCGGGGTGGTGGCGGTTACCAGCGGGGAACTGTTCAGAAAAGGGAATTACATCATTACCGCTGCCCGCTACGGCGCAGACAAGATTAACAAAGACGGCGGACTGGAGCTTGGCGGACAGTCCTACAAGGTTAAGCTGTTTCCTGCGGACAGTAACGGCGAACCTGAAATCGCCGCAAAAGTGACCCGGCGGCTGATTGAGAAGGAAAAGGTCTCTGCCATTGTCGGTGCTGCGTCCAGCAAGGTTGCTCTGGCAGTAGCTGAGGTGTGCGAGGAACATAAGGTTCCTTTCATCACCCCGGTGGCCGGAACCAACAAGCTTACTTCTTTTAAATATTCATTCCGTGTTTCCTACACCAACACCGTGCAGGGCGAGGCTCTGGCCCTTTTTGCAAAAAAGGATCTGGGCCAGAAAGATGTGGGAGTGTTATTTGATTCGGGCAGTCCGTACAGTTCCGAGCTGGGCCGCTTTTTCAAAGAGGACTATATTAAGGGCGGGGGCAGGGTTGTTTCATTTCAAAGCTATGCTGCCGGAGAACGTAAATTTTCCGCTCAGCTGAAGAAGATCGTTGAATCCGGTGCTCAAATCCTTTTCCTGCCCAACAACACCAAGAAGGTTCAATTGCAGGTGGCGCAGGCCCGTAAAATGGGATTTGAAGGAATTCTCATGGGCAGTGATTCATGGGATCCCATTGAATTGCAGCGTAATGAGCTTTTCAAAAACAGCTACTACACTGACCACTGGATTCCGGGACTGCCCATTAAAGGGGCAGCAGAATTTGAAAAGGATTACAAAAAGAAAAACGGGGTCGATCCCAGCGAACTCGAAGCCCTGACCTATGACGCAGTAATGAGCCTTTTCGCCGGAGCAAAAATTGCCGGGACGGATAACCCCGTATCAATTCATGATGCACTGGTGGATATGCCGCCCTTCCACGGGGTGACCGGGACTTTTGCCTACAACAACAACGGCGACCCGGACAAAGATGTGATCATCTCCACTTTTCGTGACGGACATATCGCGGTGCAGGATATTATTGACCTGAAATAG
- a CDS encoding LPS-assembly protein LptD — translation MKSRFAIFVVLLLLCLPCMAFAQQQMTVPMTDSTGAEQKGEQWKFAADKLVVESDSEYLQAYGDVTLRSGDNYIKADFARFYQATKWIYLRGNVKAQIKGDFYDAAEAEFDLNNMVGWLKKGRVFVAKPHIYFESEFIEKHNGATYSFKDVKVTACEGENPLWSFESGEGDITINGYARLWHSKFNVKGVPVAYTPYMELPVQRERQSGVLNPEIGNSNRLGNRINLPFYWAINDEMDMTFYPEYLSKRGFRPGVEFRHSEDVNSKGSWRADWLYDSKSYSDPADASYSFSDTMSRPNQNRWWIRSKYDGYLGNPDWQTIFDMDLVSDQDYLREFRSGSNGYEATRNDFLEEFGRDIATADSNERTSTALLARSWDKYSVSAFAQYTENLLYRNGNNPSTQDPTLQTMPQLSAFAFKDNFFGTPIEWEGEFQGSYFWREYGMTGGRFDIKPQFSMPVRAGGITFIPRAGIRATNYLVSSFQNASAEVSRDSSQTRILADAGVSAVTDFYRVFDLESAPVVSKENVGQSGWTRMKHNVIPRLEYSWVQDDSASQAKLPYFDSRDRISEQNDVVFSLTNVFDRNRATVALGEDGNPVLENDYLEFLRVRLEQGYDIDEENRSIELSEYERRPFSDFMAEIIVTPYNFVNLTSRTWLSPYIGDITEHENILRLFYDEYAEFSLGYDYLRKIDEYKRQQDSDMQIVSYGMKAKLPWNFQVGGKFRADLNSDRDLEKTASVGWNHQCFFMEFVASKTTVDERYSVNFNLIDMSMF, via the coding sequence TTGAAATCAAGGTTCGCCATATTTGTAGTTTTACTTCTCCTCTGTCTGCCGTGCATGGCTTTTGCGCAGCAGCAGATGACTGTGCCCATGACCGACAGTACTGGCGCGGAGCAGAAGGGTGAGCAGTGGAAGTTCGCCGCGGATAAGCTCGTTGTGGAAAGCGACAGCGAGTATCTTCAGGCTTACGGCGATGTTACCCTGCGCAGTGGCGACAACTACATCAAAGCTGATTTTGCCCGTTTTTATCAGGCCACCAAATGGATTTACCTGCGCGGTAATGTGAAAGCGCAGATCAAGGGCGACTTTTACGATGCGGCTGAAGCTGAATTCGATCTCAACAACATGGTCGGATGGCTGAAAAAGGGCCGCGTTTTTGTTGCCAAGCCCCATATATATTTTGAAAGTGAGTTCATTGAGAAGCACAACGGAGCCACCTACAGCTTTAAAGATGTAAAGGTGACTGCCTGTGAGGGGGAAAATCCCCTCTGGTCCTTTGAGTCCGGAGAGGGGGACATTACCATCAACGGTTATGCAAGGCTCTGGCACTCCAAGTTCAACGTGAAAGGCGTTCCGGTTGCATACACTCCGTACATGGAACTTCCGGTGCAGCGTGAGCGTCAGTCAGGTGTGCTCAATCCTGAGATCGGTAACTCAAATCGTCTCGGCAACAGGATTAATCTGCCGTTCTACTGGGCCATCAATGACGAGATGGACATGACTTTTTACCCGGAATACCTGAGCAAGCGCGGTTTCAGGCCCGGTGTGGAATTTCGCCATTCCGAGGATGTGAACAGTAAAGGTTCATGGCGTGCCGACTGGTTGTACGACAGTAAAAGTTACTCCGATCCTGCTGATGCCAGCTACTCCTTCAGCGACACAATGAGTCGTCCAAACCAGAACCGCTGGTGGATCAGGTCCAAGTATGACGGCTATCTCGGTAATCCCGACTGGCAGACAATCTTTGATATGGACCTTGTTTCTGACCAGGATTACCTGCGTGAATTTCGTTCCGGCTCCAACGGCTATGAGGCAACCCGCAATGATTTTCTTGAAGAGTTTGGTCGTGATATTGCCACTGCGGACTCCAATGAAAGAACCAGTACTGCGCTTTTAGCCAGAAGCTGGGATAAATATTCCGTTTCAGCCTTTGCGCAGTATACGGAAAATCTGCTTTACCGCAATGGCAACAATCCCTCCACTCAGGACCCGACTCTGCAGACAATGCCGCAGCTTTCAGCCTTCGCATTCAAGGATAATTTTTTCGGGACCCCCATTGAGTGGGAAGGTGAATTTCAGGGCAGCTACTTCTGGCGTGAATACGGCATGACCGGTGGGCGTTTTGATATTAAACCCCAGTTCAGCATGCCTGTGCGTGCAGGTGGGATCACTTTCATCCCCCGCGCCGGAATCAGGGCTACCAATTACCTTGTAAGTTCTTTTCAGAATGCAAGTGCCGAAGTCAGCCGTGATTCAAGTCAGACCCGTATCCTTGCCGATGCCGGAGTGAGCGCAGTTACTGATTTTTACCGTGTTTTTGATCTGGAATCAGCACCTGTTGTCAGTAAGGAAAATGTGGGGCAGTCCGGGTGGACCCGCATGAAACATAATGTCATCCCCCGCCTTGAATATTCATGGGTGCAGGATGATTCCGCAAGTCAGGCCAAGCTGCCTTATTTTGATTCCCGTGACCGTATTTCCGAGCAGAACGATGTTGTCTTCTCACTGACCAACGTGTTTGACCGTAACCGGGCCACCGTGGCTTTGGGTGAGGACGGCAATCCGGTGTTGGAAAATGACTACCTTGAATTTCTGCGTGTCCGACTTGAACAGGGCTACGACATTGATGAGGAAAACCGCTCCATTGAGCTTAGCGAATACGAACGCCGTCCGTTCTCGGATTTCATGGCTGAGATCATAGTCACCCCGTACAACTTTGTGAACCTGACTTCCCGTACATGGCTTTCGCCTTATATCGGAGATATCACTGAGCATGAAAATATCCTCAGGCTCTTTTATGATGAATATGCGGAATTTTCACTCGGCTATGACTACCTGCGCAAGATCGACGAGTACAAACGTCAGCAGGATAGCGACATGCAGATTGTCAGCTACGGCATGAAAGCCAAGCTGCCCTGGAACTTTCAGGTGGGCGGTAAGTTCCGGGCCGACCTCAATTCTGACCGCGACCTCGAAAAGACTGCTTCCGTGGGCTGGAACCATCAGTGTTTCTTCATGGAATTCGTTGCTTCCAAAACCACAGTCGATGAACGTTACAGCGTAAACTTCAACTTAATTGATATGAGTATGTTTTAA
- a CDS encoding flavodoxin family protein, which translates to MILGIEGSPRKKGNSHKMMETILAGASGQGCATTGVHLRDLKYDPCVGCEICRKEKACKRFEDDMTDLYPQVEEAKGLVLISPVHNYNVTSWMKAFIDRMYCYYNFEDTRPRAWSSRLSGQGRKAVIGAIAEQEEKINMGFTIEAMRMPLEALGYEIVEELPVLRLFDRGIIVEHQEIIDRATNAGIKLAKAISGQ; encoded by the coding sequence ATGATTTTAGGCATTGAAGGCAGTCCGCGTAAAAAAGGAAATTCCCACAAGATGATGGAAACAATTCTGGCCGGAGCTTCAGGACAGGGCTGTGCTACGACCGGAGTCCATCTGCGGGATTTAAAATATGACCCCTGCGTGGGTTGCGAAATCTGTCGCAAGGAAAAAGCCTGCAAACGGTTTGAAGACGACATGACCGACCTTTATCCTCAAGTCGAAGAAGCAAAAGGGCTGGTGCTCATCTCCCCGGTGCATAACTATAATGTAACCTCATGGATGAAAGCTTTCATCGACCGCATGTACTGTTATTACAATTTCGAGGACACCCGACCCCGGGCATGGTCCAGCAGATTGTCAGGGCAGGGCCGCAAGGCGGTAATCGGTGCCATTGCCGAGCAGGAAGAAAAGATCAACATGGGCTTCACCATTGAGGCCATGCGCATGCCCCTTGAGGCTTTAGGCTATGAAATCGTGGAAGAACTTCCGGTGCTGCGTTTATTCGACCGCGGTATAATTGTCGAGCATCAGGAAATTATCGACCGGGCCACCAATGCGGGAATCAAGCTGGCAAAAGCTATTTCAGGTCAATAA
- the alr gene encoding alanine racemase, translated as MTIEYNALEVEVDLNAIRHNYRLLCEKGSKVYGVVKADAYGHGLVEVARALEEEGADTFAVGTVGEGMQLRKSGCSKRILSLLGPLNEEDCFNAAQNGIIPFIGEFEQLEMLSGVVSAQGRKVDISLKFDTGMSRLGFSVRELDKLIDWLKANPEVRPVLASSHLATSDDPAYEGYMSAQAETFSNILQRLANAGYELEASLANSAGILVHDQVHYSAQRGGIALYGSNPLAGTKWSESGAELKPAMQVRTKVAAVRELKKGQAISYGCTYTAERDMTVAIVCAGYADGYSRGLSNAGQVCIHGQRAAILGRVCMQLCIVDVSHIKDVKFGDAAYLLGGEGEGRISAEELAGWWQTITYEIFCLLGMNPRTYKK; from the coding sequence ATGACTATCGAATATAATGCACTTGAAGTTGAAGTTGATTTAAATGCCATCCGCCATAACTACCGGCTGCTCTGCGAGAAGGGCAGTAAAGTTTATGGCGTGGTCAAGGCTGATGCTTACGGACATGGTTTGGTCGAAGTTGCCCGCGCCCTTGAGGAAGAGGGAGCGGATACTTTTGCCGTGGGCACTGTGGGCGAAGGGATGCAGCTGCGCAAATCAGGCTGCAGCAAACGGATTCTTTCCCTGCTTGGTCCCCTTAACGAGGAAGATTGCTTTAATGCCGCACAGAACGGAATAATTCCTTTTATCGGCGAATTTGAACAATTGGAAATGCTGTCCGGGGTTGTTTCCGCACAGGGGCGCAAGGTCGATATCAGCCTGAAGTTTGATACCGGCATGTCCCGGCTGGGTTTCAGTGTCCGTGAGTTGGACAAGCTCATTGACTGGCTGAAGGCCAACCCGGAAGTGCGTCCGGTGCTGGCCAGTTCACACCTTGCCACTTCTGATGATCCGGCTTACGAAGGGTATATGTCCGCACAGGCGGAGACCTTCTCGAATATTCTGCAGCGTCTTGCCAATGCGGGGTATGAGCTGGAAGCTTCTCTCGCCAACTCAGCCGGAATTCTGGTTCACGATCAGGTGCATTATTCAGCCCAGCGCGGTGGAATCGCCCTTTACGGCTCCAATCCGCTGGCGGGGACCAAGTGGAGTGAGTCCGGTGCGGAACTTAAGCCCGCCATGCAGGTGCGTACAAAAGTTGCGGCTGTGCGGGAATTGAAAAAAGGACAGGCCATCAGCTATGGCTGTACCTATACAGCGGAGAGGGATATGACCGTGGCAATTGTCTGCGCCGGATATGCAGACGGCTACAGCCGCGGACTTTCCAATGCCGGGCAGGTCTGCATCCACGGGCAGCGGGCCGCGATTCTGGGCCGGGTCTGCATGCAGCTGTGTATTGTAGACGTCAGTCACATCAAGGATGTGAAATTCGGCGATGCCGCCTATCTGCTTGGCGGAGAAGGCGAAGGGCGTATCAGCGCGGAAGAGCTGGCCGGGTGGTGGCAAACCATTACGTATGAAATTTTTTGTCTTCTGGGAATGAATCCGAGGACATACAAAAAATAA
- the mutL gene encoding DNA mismatch repair endonuclease MutL: MSTPEIHVLPASLRNQIAAGEVVERPSSVVKELVENSIDAGSTQVDVAVDRGGQGIISVKDNGHGVAADELKLAVTRHATSKISNVDDLSAITSFGFRGEALPSIASVSRFKMSSCRKDADEGWFIHVEGGDVVEEGPAAIPGGTSVEVRDLFFNVPARLKFLKTESTEARRCNQVMFKIALANVDAGFSFTSNGREQFRLPAGQSLPERLAVFWPRNICESLLEFSHEAGEMKVHGCAGIPGLAQGRGDRIVMFVNGRPVQDKLLLSAVRGAYKGRLISREYPQAVLFLELPPELVDVNVHPAKLEVRFQDERAVFGIIRNGIGQALSRYELGIVEGESSFDGQPEIPVRPAAQEKKLSESVSLPIEPAAKFSSWNEFKNTDFTALDDEPEVRSTACASDFTEPAGFSPSPTAEQRSESDMVHERPMDYRAEDVRIPDPKPQQLPTSATGPIYVPGSRIEYLGQVADTYLVLKLPNGSLGLLDQHAAHERVIYENMRSLRTRGESRPLALPIDLVLHPSEVQRVQEMWEDLQAAGFMLELESGQALSMRGIPPGLETGEAREYLKAAVDGQAKTLEDLWIMLSCKSAIKANLALAVDEALSLLEAWVKCPQREYCPHGRPVLVSWSALEMEKLFKRK, from the coding sequence ATGAGCACTCCCGAAATTCATGTTCTCCCGGCATCTTTGCGCAACCAGATTGCCGCCGGTGAGGTGGTGGAACGTCCTTCAAGCGTAGTTAAGGAACTGGTTGAAAATTCCATAGACGCAGGCAGCACACAGGTCGATGTGGCTGTGGACCGCGGCGGACAGGGGATTATTTCGGTCAAGGATAACGGGCACGGTGTTGCTGCGGATGAATTGAAACTGGCCGTAACCCGTCATGCCACCAGTAAGATTTCCAATGTGGATGACCTCTCCGCCATCACAAGTTTCGGGTTCCGGGGTGAGGCTTTGCCCAGTATCGCTTCGGTTTCCCGGTTCAAGATGAGTTCCTGCCGCAAGGATGCGGATGAGGGCTGGTTTATCCATGTGGAAGGTGGGGATGTGGTCGAGGAAGGCCCGGCGGCCATTCCCGGTGGAACTTCCGTTGAAGTGCGTGATCTTTTCTTTAATGTCCCGGCCCGGCTGAAATTTCTGAAAACCGAGTCCACCGAGGCCCGGCGTTGCAATCAGGTTATGTTCAAGATAGCCCTTGCCAATGTGGATGCCGGATTTTCTTTTACTTCCAATGGGCGCGAACAGTTTCGGCTACCTGCGGGACAGTCTTTGCCCGAACGTCTGGCTGTTTTCTGGCCGCGCAATATCTGCGAATCCCTGCTTGAATTTTCCCATGAAGCCGGGGAAATGAAGGTGCACGGCTGCGCGGGAATTCCCGGTCTGGCCCAAGGGCGCGGGGACCGCATTGTCATGTTCGTCAACGGCCGTCCGGTGCAGGATAAACTTCTGCTCAGTGCCGTTCGCGGTGCATACAAGGGCAGGCTGATTTCCCGCGAGTATCCGCAGGCGGTGCTTTTTCTGGAGTTGCCCCCGGAACTGGTGGACGTGAACGTGCACCCGGCCAAGCTGGAAGTGCGCTTTCAAGACGAAAGGGCGGTCTTCGGCATCATCCGTAACGGTATCGGGCAGGCCTTGTCCCGCTATGAGCTGGGCATTGTGGAGGGTGAGAGTTCTTTTGACGGGCAGCCTGAAATCCCGGTCCGCCCGGCTGCACAGGAAAAGAAGTTATCGGAAAGTGTCTCCCTGCCCATTGAGCCTGCTGCAAAATTTTCCAGCTGGAACGAGTTTAAGAATACGGATTTCACGGCTCTTGATGATGAGCCGGAAGTCCGCTCTACTGCCTGTGCCTCTGATTTTACGGAACCTGCCGGTTTCAGCCCGTCACCGACCGCAGAACAACGCAGTGAGTCGGACATGGTTCATGAGCGGCCCATGGATTACCGCGCGGAAGATGTGCGCATTCCTGATCCTAAGCCGCAACAGCTGCCGACTTCCGCAACCGGTCCTATTTATGTTCCCGGCTCACGCATTGAATATCTGGGTCAGGTGGCCGACACCTATCTGGTGCTCAAGTTGCCCAACGGTTCGCTCGGTCTGCTGGACCAGCATGCGGCCCATGAGCGGGTTATCTACGAGAATATGCGCAGCCTGCGCACTCGTGGCGAGTCCCGTCCGCTTGCCTTGCCCATTGATCTGGTGCTGCACCCCAGCGAGGTGCAGCGGGTGCAGGAAATGTGGGAGGATCTGCAGGCTGCCGGGTTCATGCTGGAGCTGGAATCCGGGCAGGCTCTTTCCATGCGCGGTATTCCTCCGGGCCTTGAAACCGGGGAGGCAAGGGAGTACTTAAAGGCTGCCGTGGACGGACAGGCCAAGACCCTCGAAGACCTCTGGATCATGCTTTCCTGCAAATCAGCCATTAAGGCCAATCTGGCTTTGGCGGTGGATGAGGCTCTCTCGCTGCTTGAAGCATGGGTCAAATGCCCGCAACGTGAGTATTGCCCCCACGGTCGCCCGGTGCTGGTCAGCTGGTCCGCGCTGGAAATGGAAAAACTTTTCAAACGCAAATAG
- the rfaD gene encoding ADP-glyceromanno-heptose 6-epimerase, with protein sequence MYIVTGGAGFIGSAMVWKLNQMGIDDILIVDNLAKTDKWKNLVNLRYEDYVHRNQFYKLILEGDDPFETDAVIHMGACSSTTEQDADFLMENNYRYTQMLCRFCLNHDVRFINASSAATYGDGRFGFDDGHEGIDRLQPMNMYGYSKQLFDLWAKRGGVLDKLVSLKFFNVFGPNEYHKDDMKSVICKAFHQIGETGEMKLFKSYKPEYPHGGQKRDFVYIKDCVDVMWWFLQNPDANGIFNIGTGQAREWNELAKSVFAAMGVDPNISYIEMPETIRDKYQYFTQANMDKLVAAGYDKPFTSLEDAAKDYVQNYLAQEDPYLKN encoded by the coding sequence ATGTATATTGTGACTGGCGGCGCCGGATTTATCGGCAGTGCCATGGTCTGGAAACTGAACCAGATGGGAATTGACGATATTCTTATTGTCGATAACCTTGCCAAGACTGATAAATGGAAGAATCTGGTTAATCTTCGTTATGAGGATTATGTCCATAGGAATCAGTTCTACAAGCTTATCCTCGAAGGGGATGATCCCTTTGAAACCGATGCCGTAATCCACATGGGTGCCTGTTCCTCCACTACGGAGCAGGATGCTGATTTCCTTATGGAAAACAACTACCGCTACACCCAGATGCTCTGCCGTTTCTGCCTTAATCATGATGTGCGTTTCATCAATGCTTCAAGTGCCGCCACCTACGGTGACGGCCGCTTCGGCTTTGATGACGGTCATGAGGGCATTGACCGGTTGCAGCCCATGAACATGTACGGCTATTCCAAGCAGCTTTTCGACCTCTGGGCCAAGCGCGGCGGTGTGTTGGATAAGCTGGTCAGCCTTAAATTTTTCAATGTATTCGGACCTAACGAATACCATAAAGACGACATGAAGAGCGTTATCTGCAAGGCTTTTCACCAGATCGGTGAAACCGGGGAGATGAAGCTGTTCAAGTCCTACAAGCCGGAATACCCCCACGGCGGACAGAAACGTGACTTTGTTTACATCAAGGATTGCGTGGACGTGATGTGGTGGTTCCTGCAGAACCCGGACGCAAACGGTATCTTCAACATCGGCACCGGGCAGGCCCGTGAATGGAACGAACTTGCAAAGTCCGTTTTCGCTGCCATGGGCGTGGACCCGAATATCAGCTACATTGAGATGCCGGAAACCATCCGCGATAAATACCAGTATTTTACCCAGGCCAATATGGATAAGCTGGTGGCCGCCGGATACGATAAGCCGTTTACTTCCCTTGAAGATGCGGCCAAGGATTATGTGCAGAATTATCTGGCTCAGGAAGATCCTTACCTAAAGAACTAA